The following is a genomic window from Lysinibacillus sp. G4S2.
CAGAAAATACACAATTTAATCTCGCATCATTAAGTAAAATGATTACAGCCGTAATGACGTTCCAGCTAATTGAAAAAGGACAATTGCAATTAGAAGATAAAATTACAAATTGGTTTAACGTACCGCATTTCCCAGAGGTGACAGTTGCACAGTTACTTACACACACATCTGGCATCCCGGAATATATTACAGAAGATTTAACAATAAGTATTGAAACATTTAACGAAGTGATGCTACCACAATTCGAGCCAAATGAGCATTGGGGCTATAGTAATACAAATTATCAGGCGTGTTGATTAGGAAAAAATAGGTTTATTATTGAGCGATAAAAGGATTTTTTGTTACCATTTTGCTAATATATTTCCATTTTAACTGATTGTAGCGTAGGGCTACTCGACTCCCGCGGGATAGCGAGACAGACGAGACCCTGCACGGAGCGGAGCGGAGGAAGCGGCTCGACGCTCGCCCGCAGGAAAGCGAGTAGCCCGTAGCGGAAATCAGCCTTTTAAAATGTATAAAAATGGTTAATCAACACACCTGACAAATTATGTTTTGCTTGCGAAAATTATTGAGGAAGTGAGCGGTGAATCGTATGAAACCTGTTTACAACAAAATATTGCAGAACCATTAAATCTTACCTACATGACAACACAACCTTCAAAGCAATACGAAGCGCAAGGTCAAACGTATAATTATGAGAAGCAGCAATATATAAAGGTCGTTGATGACCCGTATTTGTGCAAAACTGAAAAGTATAATGATGTGTATGGTGATGGTGGTATTTATGCAACAGTGACAGAAGTAGCGAAGTTTTTAAAAGGGCTATGGCAAGGTCAGTACATTAGCAAAGAGATTGTGCAATTTATGCTAACACCAACAGAAGTTGCTAAGCATTATAGTTATGGGTTTATCATTCAAGATGAGTGGGTTGGACATACAGGTGGATGGAGTGGTTGCTCAGCACAAGCCTTTATTAATATATCAACGGAAGAAGTAATTGTGTTAGCGACGAATCAAGAAGTTTTTCCGCAATATGAACAAGAAATTATGGATTGCTTAATGGGTAAACATCATGCAGTTGAAGCACTAAAACATGTAGTAATTTTGCCGCTCACAAATAAAGATGATATTACGGGGCGATATGAATTAGCAGATGGATTTGGAACAAGATTTACGATTGAAAAGGATATACAATTGATCATTTCATTTGAGCATCAGTTGTCAGTGCCACTATTTAAAATAGATGAGTCGTATTATTGGGTACGCAATACGATGAGTTATGTAGATGTTGCAAATCAATTATTTATCGACGAAGGTGTTGAAGTAACTTATAAAAAATTTGATTGAGTTAGTTCGAATTGAATAGTATTAACTTTTCTCAGACATCACTTAAAGAAATATATACCTTTTGAAATGTAAATGAAATGTTTAAAAAGTTAAGTGTTAATAGGAGAACTTCCATTTGCTTAGTAACTTAATTACAATATAACTAAGGGTCAATACTGAAGTCTGGTCTTGAAAAGTACGTCGGTATAAAAGTTATATTTTAGTAATTGTTCTTGAAGGTTAAAATATATTTGTGGAATACAAAGAGGTGTTATGATGAAATCTTATACACAATTTGAGCGAAGAAAATACATACTCGATGAGCTAGATCAATACAATCGTGTGATGGTCAATGATTTAGCAAAAGTGTTAAATGTTACGACAGAAACCATCCGAAGAGATTTAGATTTGTTGCATAAAGAAGGCAAGTTAACGAAAATACATGGTGGAGCTCTTAAGAAAAATGATCATACCGTGGAATTATTTTTTAATAAACGTCGCAATGAAAACATTGATAAAAAACGTAGTATAGCAATGGCAGCAAGTAAATTGGTAGAGGATAATGATATTATTGCCATTGAAGTTGGAACAACTACGCTGCAAATATTGGACTATCTTTATGACAAAAAAAACCTCACCATTTTGACAAACTCCATACCTGCTGCTAATAAAATTATTGAACTAAAAGAGCAGTATGAGTCATTTGATTGCAAACTTATAGTAGCTGGTGGAATGTTAAATACAAATTCATTAGCGTTGTCTGGTGATATGACGTTAAACTTACTTGATCATTTTACGGTTAATAAATTATTTGCTTCTTGTGATGGAATCTCATTAGAAAAGGAATTAACATGTACGTATATTGAGGATGCTCAAATATTTAATCGCTTAAAGAAAAATGCAAGACAAGTTGTCATGCTGGTAGATGAATCTAAATTCAACTTAATGAAGTTTTATAAAAGTGGGAGTTTTGATGATATCGATCTATTATTTACGAATGCTAAACTCGATGCAGAATGGCAAAGTGCTTTAACAGCAAAAGGTGTTGAAATAATAACCGTACGATAAGTAAATGAGGTTAGTTCAAGTTGTAATGGAATGTCGTACATGGCCGAGACTAGTAAAAAGTAGGTACAAGAAAAAAACTTGCACCTACTTTTTTTATGTTGTCGCAATTTCCGCAACTTCTGCACTCACATGAACGGGTGGTTTACGATCTTTCCACGGAGCAGATTCTTCTAATTGTTTTCCGAGCTGTAGAAGGGTTAGCTCATCTGCGAAGCGACCTGTAAATTGCAGCCCGATTGGTAAGCCTGATGCACTCATCGCAAGTGGCAATGATAACGACGGTTGACCTGTTGCGTTAAACAAATTGGTAAACGGCGCGTATGTGAAAATTTGCTCTGTCCATTCAGTCGCCGAGATATTTGGATTATCCGCATTTAGCTCACCAATTTTCGCTGGTAATGTACCGATTGTTGGGCTTAAAAGCACATCATAATCTTCAAAGAATGTCGCTACTTGACGTGATACAAGTGCATTCGTATTAATGGCATCTAAAAGTGCGCTAGCTTTTAAGTTTTTGCCATATTCATAGCATTGCCAAATGGCTGCTTCAATATTATCACGTGAAGGTGTTTTACCTGTTAATTCCGCTGCACCCATAATCATTTTATAAATATTCGCTGTCCAAATATTTACTGTTGCGCGTGAAAATGGTGCTTGGTCGTAAACTGGTCGAGCTTCGACTACTTCATGCCCTAACTCTTCTAATAATTTTACGGCCTTATGTACGGCCTCGATACATTCCGGATCAACGAATGCACCAGAATTTGCTTCTGTTGTCCAGGCGATCTTCAGTGGACGTACCTTGTGCTGAATTGCTTTACTGTAAGGCATTTCTGGGCTTTGAATAATCGAATAACATCCTAAGTCTGGCCCAGCTACTTGGTCCAATAATGTAGCAGTATCACGAATGGTTTTTGTCAGCGCAAATTCAATTGCTAGCCCATTTAATGCCTCACTATTATAAGGTCCCATTGGCACGCGACCACGTGAAGGCTTTAAGCCAACAACACCACTGCATGATGCAGGAATACGAATGGATCCGCCCCCATCATTACCATGCGCGATTGGGACGATACCACTTGCGACAGAAGCGGCTGCACCGCCACTTGAACCACCAGGGCTATGGTCTAGATCCCAAGGGTTACGTGTTGGCCCATAAATGACAGCTTCCGTTGCGGCATTATAGCCAAACTCGGGTGTTGTGGTTGTACCGCTTAACACAAAACCAGCGTTTTTAAATCGTTTCATTAATTCACTATCGACAGAAATCACAGCATTTTCTGCAATACGACTGCCCATACTATGTGGCACACCTTCCGCATGGAGTACAACTTCTTTAATTAAAAATGGGACACCTGCAAATGGTTGATTATCATTTAAATTTAAAGTAGAAATCGCGTTGTCAGCCTGTTCCTCTAACACGCTGACAACGGCATTAATCGAAGGGTTAACTTTTTCAATACCTTGTAGTGCTAATTTTGTAAGTTCTTTTGGTGTCACTTGCTTTGTTTTTACTAACTCTGCTAATCCAATACCGTCATATGATGCATATTCCTGTAAATTCATCTGATCACCTCAATATAGTTTTGACTTACAAATTCATCTTAGATTGAAATGAAAAAAATTGATATTACCCAAAAGGATAATTCTTCTTTAGCGAGAATATATGGGTTTAATGGAGAAAAGGAGGGATTGATATTGTATGAGCAAAAAGAGGTGGGAAATTTATTAGAAGCAACGATTAGGATCTCGAATATGAATATGCAGCAAACAAGTAGAGACTTTAAATTGAATATGTTGCAAGTATTGAGTGAATGTTTTCAATTTGAGCATACGCTATTTTGGGAAGTGGCAGATGGGGAGTTAAATGAACAGCCTGTCTGTTTCAATGTTGAGACATATACGATACAAAACTATTTGCATGAATATAAATATTATGATCCTTTACATCCAGTGAACATGCAAAACCAACCCGATATTCAATTAATGCAACGAAATGAAGCAATATCGAAGAAGAAAAAGCGGTATTATGTTGAGCGCTTTTTGCAATTAAATGATTTTATAGATGAAATGGTTATGTATCTGTACAATCAGCAAAAGCCAACAGCAGCTATTGGCTTTTTGCGAAAAGAAGGGGAAAAACCTTTTACAGAGCAGGATAGTCAAAAGCTATCTTATATTAAGCGGATGATTGAAAATGCTTATTTATTACATCAATATGTTCAGCCAAGCGAGTCATGGCAAATTACACAACGTGAAAAAGAGCTGTTAATGTATTTATGTAAGGGATTTAAAAATGGGGAAATTGCCAGTTGTTTATATGTCAGTGAAAATACAGTAAAGAAGCATCTGCAAAATTTGTATCGGAAATTTAAAGTAACTTCACGAACACAGCTTGCATTAAAATATGCAGAAAGCTTACGAGCATAAAAATATGATGTAGGCAATCGATAAAAACCGAGAATGAGATTTTAGGAACATGAGAATTCCATCGTGTTATTAATAGTAATAGTCTTCATCACGCGCTACAAAATCATTCATTTCTCTATTGTAAACAAGCTCACTAAAGAACGGTGCGTCAATATTTACAACTACATCTACATCATCACGTTCTTTACCTACCCAAACACTTGCTGCACCCCAATCGATTCTCATAATAATTTCTGAGCTTACTTGACTAACTTACAAGGTAGGATACTGAAAAGGGGGGACTTGTTGTTGAAGTCCAAAATTTAAAATCAAAGCTTTAAATTTCAGAGAACCAAATTTGTGTTTGATGAGCATAGATGATTAAACGGAAGAATAAAGAAGGAAACAATTTTTGGGGATACTCCCTCACTTTTGGGGGCAGGGAATGAACCATATCACAAGTAAGAGCGGTTTTTTTAGAGGCTGGGACAAAAAACCTCATTTTTCTGAAGCGAAAGTGGAGCGGGGCGCAACGGCAGTGACAAAATCTTTAATGGGCTGCAGTTTTGAGATTTGTCGAGAACTTTTGATTGTTTATCGACCAACTTTATCGATTTATCACCCAACTTTTGAAAAATATCGACATCTACCTTCATGCAACACTTTCTGACCGTACTGTTATGACATAAGCATATTTTTTTACGCAAAATTTAAAAACTTAACATCAAAAAACGCGATAAATCAACGTTTCTAAATTGATTTATCGTGCTTTTTAAGGTTTTGACCAGTTTTGTCCCAGCCATTTGAATTGTATTTCTACTTATAAATAATGTCTATTAATCCTGTAACAACTAGGTACAGCGCACATGACATAAAAAACCACATACGCTTTATGTGTTCGTTTTTTCATAAGGAAGTGTGTCAGTATACTGAGTAAAATAATTAGACCCAGCCCAGCAATAATCGTTGTAGCGTAAAGTTCACTCATGAATAATCATTTCATTTTTTATGCTGATTTCTTTTGTTTTTGGTCTAAAAGATGACAAAAGATAGTTAGTAGACTTGCACAGACTGCAACTATTCCACCGACCCATGTTACATTCATTAAATTTCCTTGATGGTATACAATTCCTCCTAATGCAGAACCAAAAGCTATGCCTACGTTGCTTGCCACTGGCATAAGTGAAGCAGCGAGTCCTGTAGCATTTGGCTGATAAATTCCGGCGAGGTCTATTAAATATAGCTGAGTAGACGTTGTTAAGAGGATGGACATTAACGACATTAGGCCAATGTTTACCAGTCCTAAAATAAAATGATTTGTAGTCCAAAATAAACTTGTTAGAACAACTGCCTGCACGAGAAAAACAAACCGAAGGCGACCGATTGGATTGTGGCTGGCAATTTTACCGGCGAGGATATTGCTGAAAATCGAGATAAATCCGTAACCAAATAAGATTAAACTAATTGAATTATTTGGTGCGCCCATTCCCTTTAAGATAGGAACAAGGTACGTAAAGACGGCATAAGTTGCACCAAATCCGAGCGCTGGAATGAAAAAAGCCATCAAAATTCTAGGCTTGGTCAGTAAAGAAAACTGATCCCGTATCGAACTACGTACTTGGCTGAGATTATTAGGTAAGACAAAGAAGGACGCCAAAAACGCCAGTACTCCTAGGAAAGTGGTTAACATGAAAGTGGCATTCCAGCCGTACCATTCGGCGATTACAATACCAATTGGCACTCCAACGACATTTGCAAGTGTGAAACCACCGAAAACGAATGATATCGCAAGTCCGCGTTTTTTAATCGGCATGGTTTCACTTGCAACAATCATAGCTAGGGAGATTAATACTCCTGTTACAATCGCTGTCAAAATTCGAAGGGCAAGGAGCATGATGTAGCTCGTCGAAATAACACACAAAGCATTTAGGATGATGAAAGATCCTATCAAAAACAACATCCATTTACGCTTTGGAAAATGACTTGTTGCTGACATCACTAGTGGTGTGGCGATGGCAAACGTAATGGCAAACGCAGAAACGAGTGTGCCTGCTTTCGCATTTGTCATATGTAGGCTTGAAGAAATATCAGTTAAAATTCCAACAATCACAAATTCACTTGTCCCGAGAACAAATGTTAATAAAGAAAGTGTTAAAATGAGCAACCAATGTCGCTTGGATAATTTTGTGGGGTGCATAAATACCTCTTTTCTAAGATGAATGTAAATGTGTCAAATAGTAGATACACAACCTGAACATCATACCATAAAATTTTTAGCGAGAAAAACCCTTTCAAAATAGAGGTTAATGGATTGCCAGAATCGACAAGGCTGCATGGTTAGAAGAAGACTATTTAAGAAAGAACACTTCTGTTGATAATGCTATTGATTGCAGTAGGTTTTAAAAAATATGTATGTAAATTATTAAGAAACGGACTAAGTACATTGAATTTATATATAGCAATTTAAAACATTAAAAGCTTTACATTGCCGTTGCGTAAAGAATTAAGCTATTCGATATGGAGGAGATAAAATGGAAAAAGTAAAAATCAACTTAATCAATAGCTTAGATTTCTATAATAAGTGTTTAATAGGAAATGATAATGAGAATTCATTCCGATATGAATTGATGCAACCAATGAAAATAATGTGGGATTATTTAAATGTACCGTTAAAAGCAACCCAACCTAATGGATATGATGTTGTTATGGCATCTGAGATGTTAGGGATTTGGACTCCTAGAAAATCTATTCAACAAGTTGAGGATAATCTACCAGAGCTAATAGAATCTAGAATTTTTGATGAATATCAGGAAGTGATCTCAAAAGGAATTGATAAATTTGAAAAGATAGATTATTTTATTCCACTAGAAGAAATCACTGTAAATATTCTTTTAGGGGATGAAGATAGTCAAGAAATGAAAGTAAATAAAGGATATTCAGGTTTTGGTGGAATACCGGGATATATTTTGCTAATGGTTGTTCCTAATGATTTTAATAAGAAAAGATTAAAATCCGCTTTAGCTCACGAGTTTAATCATAATGTTCGTTTTACATTTGAACCATTTAATCATGGCGACGTGACTGTAGAAGAATATTTAGTATTGGAAGGTTTAGCTGAATGTTTTGCTGAAGAAATGTATGGGAAAGAATTGATAGGACCTTGGATTGAAGATTTTGATAAAGGAGAGATGGAGTACTCAATCGAAGTGATAAAAGAAGGACGGAAGACTAAAGGTTTTGGAGAAGTAGCAGCTTATATGTTTGGTGATGAGGTTGCGAAGAAACAAGGATACAGTCCAGTTGGTTTATCACAGAATGCAGGATATACTATTGGTTACCACCTGATTAAGCAATACTTAGCCAACAGTAACAAAAGTATTGCCGAAGCGACACTGACACCTACTGAAGAAATAATTAGAGTCTCTAGATTTTTCGATTAACCTCATATACAGCTGATGCGGTGAATAAATTAAACGAACTTTAATGCAACAAGGGTTTTAAAAATAATCAAACTTTTGATAAAGAATTTAGAATTTAATTTGCAGCATTAAATAAGAGCATATCAATATCGCTAATTGAATCAAACTATTTCTCAATGACAACGAGAAATAGTTTTTTTATGATAATATATTGGTTTTTGTGTTGTTTTACTTTGTTTATATGTTTATTTTTACAACTTGTTAATAAAAATACAACATCTGATTAATAATTTGGCTTTACAATGTGAAACAGGAGGTGACACTGAATGCAAATAAAATTTTCAAAGGCTGCGTTCTTTTTATTACCGGTTGGAATACCTCTTACACTCTTTTGGATTATTCCGAATTTGTTTAGTTTAGGTATTAGTTTTACAGACTGGGATTTCATGACAAATGATTTTAATTTTGTTGGTTTAGATAACTATTTCAATTTATTTACCCAGTCAGCTTTTAAGCAGGCATTGCTAAACACGCTGTATTTTGGATTTGGGACAGTTATTCCAACGATTGTATTAGGATTAATTTTTGCTTTGTTCTTTAGAAAAAATTTCAGAGGCTCTGCCATTTACAAATTGATGATTTTTTCGCCATGGGTAACACCAACAGTAGCCGTATCGATTGTATGGTCACTTCTATATGAACCGGAATTAGGTGTTATCAATAAGGTGCTAGGTTTGGTAGGCATACCTGGTTTGGATTGGCTGAAGAGCAGTGAAACCGCGATGCTAGCCGTCATTATTGTAACGGTTTGGAAACTAGTTGGATGGACAATGATTTTCTATATTGGAGCGCTCGAGAAGGTACCTGATAGCTTATATGAAGCGGCAAGTATTGATGGAGCTAATGCATGGCAGAAGTTTCGACATGTCACACTTCCGATGGTTTCACCAACAACTTTTTTCTTAATTGTTGTAAATACGATTGTATCGCTGCAAGCATATGATCAAATTAAAATCTTAACACAAGGTGGACCGAGTGGTTCGACAAGAACATTACTCTATTTATTCTTCCAACAAGCGTTTGAACAATTTGATATGGGATCCGCGACAGCCATCGCGTTTATCATATTAATTATTACAATCCTATTATCGTTTATAAACAAGATAATAGGTGACAAGTGGGTGAATTATTAAGACATGAGTAATCATAAAAAGACACCGAAAATTTTAAAGCATCTCTTTTTAGCTTTATCGAGCATCTTGTTTGTCTTTCCTTTTATTTGGATGATCCTTAGTTCGTTTAAAACATCCAGTGAAGTACTACAAGGTGGTTTTTGGCCAAAAGAATTTCATTGGGAAAATTATCAAGAGGTATTAGGAGTCATTCCTTTTCACACGTATATATTTAATAGTTTCTATACTTCATTGATTATTACGATCTATGTTCTTATTTCGTCGGCACTCTTTGCTTATATGTTGGCATTTTATAAATTTAAAGGGAAAGAATTAACGTTTGGCGTTGTCATGGCAACATATATGATTCCAGGCGCTGTATCGTATGTTCCTGTGTATGTGATGTTAGCGAAAATGGGAATGTTAAATACTCATTTTGGATACATTATTTCTTTATCAGTTAGTGTATTTGGGATTTTTTATTTTAGACAAGCGTTCCTTAAAGTTGGTCATGAAATCGTAGAAGCAGCCAAGATAGATGGAGCAAGTGATTGGAAGATTCTTTGGAAGATTGTCTTCCCGATGACAAGATCATCATTTGTGACACTAGGTTTAGTGACATTTATCGAAAACTATAATAACTATATTTGGCCAGCGCTAGTATTAAAAGATAATGATAAAAAATTAATTACTAATGGGATTGCTGATTTTTTCATTAATAGCTCATTAGGCAGGGATTGGTCACACATTATGGTTGCAAGTACAATCGCTACAGTCCCACTTTTACTTGTATTTTTAGTATTACAAAAATGGTTCCTCTCAGGTGTTTCTGATTCTGGAATAAAGGGTTAACTAATTTTAAAGGAGGCAGTTCATGTTGAAGAAATTATTAGCGCTTTTGATGGTTGTATCATTATTTGTTGGTGTACTTGCAGGTTGTTCTGGAGGAGAAGGAAATACAGTTAAGGTAACGAAAGAAGGGGATAAAATCGTTGTCCCATTCATAAACGGGGTTGGGGGATCACTTGCTGATCGTTTAGATAAAATTGTGATGGATTTCAATCAAAGTCAGGACAAGTACGTTGTAAAAACGACAAAAGCAGGTAACTATGATGAGTCTTATCAAAAGCTTCAAAGTGGATTTGCGGCAAACAATCAAGAAGCCATTGCTTTACTAGGTTCAGACGTTATTCAAAACTATATTAACAAAGAGCTAGTTGTCCCAATCGATAAATTAATAAATGATGATAAAGAATTAAAAATAGAAGATTATGGTAAAGGTTTTGTTAGTCAAGCAACAGTTGATGGGAAATTATATGGAATTCCTTTATATGGCACAACACAGATTCTTTATTATAATAAAAAAGTATTAGAGGAAAATGGTTTTACTACAGATGACTTAAAGACATGGGAAGGAGTAGAAAAGGTAGCCAAAAAAGTATCAAAGCGTGATGCAAATGGAGACGTTCAATACGCAGGGTGGATGCCAATTTGGGGTACGACGAACTTAATTGATTCTGTTCGAAGTGCTGGAGGAAATGTATTAAGTGAAGACGGAAAGAAAGTTTTAATTAACGATGAAACATGGGTAAAGGTATGGGACAAATACCGTACGTGGCTTCATGAAGATAAAATCATGAACATTCATACAGGTGGTACTGGATGGGAATATTGGGATAACACAATTATTGATTTTGTTGAAGGTAGAACATTAGGATATACAGGTTCATCTGGTGACCAAGGATTTGTCTATAAATCGTTAGGTGAGGGAATGGATGAGGCCGAAAGACTGGCTACATTTGGAGCAGTTCCACAACCAGGCTGGGGTGACCATAAGCCAGCACCTAAATTAGAAGCTTATTTTTTAACATTAACTAGAAATACCGATCCAGAAGTAGCTAAAGGTGCATATGAGTTTATGAAATTTGCGACAAGTACTGAGAAAACAGCAGAATGGTCAATGGAAACAGGCTATATCCCTGTACAAAACAATGTTACTGATTATAAGCCTTATGCTGATTTCGTGAAAAAACAACCACAGGCGTTAGTTCCGTTAGAGCAAGCAAATAAAAATGGAGTTTCGCCATTTATCGATCCAACAGGCGGAAAAATCTATGATGCATTAGATATAGCGAAAGATAAAGTAGAAATCGAAGGAATCTCTGCTAAGGAAGCATTAGATGAAGCGGCGAAAATTGCTCAGGAAGAATTAGATAAAGTGAAGAAGTAAATTTTTTAAAAGAGGGGTGGAGGTGCTTCTCTCTTGAATGAAAGAAGTACCTTCATTATTTCATGAATGGGTCTTATATAATAGGTTTTATGTTTAGGGAGGCGAAGAAGATGAAGAAAGGAATCATTTTCGATAAGGATGGAACATTAATACAGCTAGATACTGTTTGGTACAAAATTGTTGATTGTGTGCTTAATGATATATTTCAAAAGTTTCCGAATGAAAAAAACAAACGTGATGAATATATGCAGATAATTGGAATGGACAATAATGATTTTGAGAGTACGAGTTTACTTGCTAGTCAAACGAATTCTTTTATTGCAGCTGCATGGTATTCAATTTTGGGAGAAAAAAATATTAAAAAAGGGGAATTTATACACGATGTTTGTGCTTCATTCAAAAAGCATTCTACATCAGATGACCTCGTATTTACAGAAGTAAAAGGTGCACAGGAAACATTAAAGTATTTAAAAGATCATGATTATATTATCGGTATTGTGACAGCAGACGATGTTGATGCAGCCATTCATTCGCTTAAAATGACGAAGCTATATGACTATATTGATTTTTTAGGTGCAGATGATGGCATCAATAAACCTAAGCCTAATAGTGAATATTATCATATTTTCAAAGATAAATTCCTACTGAATGATGAGGAAGTTTTAATGGTAGGTGACACGTTAACTGACATTCGATTTGCACGAAATAGCCGTATTGAAGTAGCCGGGGTACTTTCTGGTGCATGCAATAAGGAAGATTTAGAAGGAAAAGCAGACTATATTATAGATAGTGTTAAAGATATTCAAAAGATTTTATAGCACATTGTAGAGAGGTCTATCTGTCGAAAAACAATGACTACTTTAATTGAAAACAAATGGGTAATATTGTTGTGCTTAGAGATTTTAGCGTGGTTGTCAACATTTTTTATGTTGTATGCAAGATACGGCTTGAAGTCAAAATTATGGTTCCGGATTAGTTCAATCGCATTTGCAATTACCGGAGTGATACCGCAAGTGATTATGGGAATAATTAATTATTGGTTTACAAAGGAATTGGATTTATTTACATTCATTATTGTTTTAATAATTGGATATGGTATGACTTTCGGTAAAAAACAAGTTAAAAAGCTAGACAAATGGGCTGAAGCTAAATTTTCTAGGAAAGTAAGCTTGAAATAGTTTTATAGGAATATATTAGGCTTACTCATGGAAGATTCGAGAAATTTTATAAGAGATGGTGAAACGGATGAAATTAGGATTAGAGACGGAAACCTATCATTTACTTTTTCAAAATGGCCGAATGGATATTTTTGATTTTATTAGAAAAACAGCGGAACACGGTTTGGATGGGGTAATGATTAATGTCATTGCTTATCCCGGCGATAAATATTTACATCCTA
Proteins encoded in this region:
- a CDS encoding carbohydrate ABC transporter permease, producing MSNHKKTPKILKHLFLALSSILFVFPFIWMILSSFKTSSEVLQGGFWPKEFHWENYQEVLGVIPFHTYIFNSFYTSLIITIYVLISSALFAYMLAFYKFKGKELTFGVVMATYMIPGAVSYVPVYVMLAKMGMLNTHFGYIISLSVSVFGIFYFRQAFLKVGHEIVEAAKIDGASDWKILWKIVFPMTRSSFVTLGLVTFIENYNNYIWPALVLKDNDKKLITNGIADFFINSSLGRDWSHIMVASTIATVPLLLVFLVLQKWFLSGVSDSGIKG
- a CDS encoding extracellular solute-binding protein, whose amino-acid sequence is MKKLLALLMVVSLFVGVLAGCSGGEGNTVKVTKEGDKIVVPFINGVGGSLADRLDKIVMDFNQSQDKYVVKTTKAGNYDESYQKLQSGFAANNQEAIALLGSDVIQNYINKELVVPIDKLINDDKELKIEDYGKGFVSQATVDGKLYGIPLYGTTQILYYNKKVLEENGFTTDDLKTWEGVEKVAKKVSKRDANGDVQYAGWMPIWGTTNLIDSVRSAGGNVLSEDGKKVLINDETWVKVWDKYRTWLHEDKIMNIHTGGTGWEYWDNTIIDFVEGRTLGYTGSSGDQGFVYKSLGEGMDEAERLATFGAVPQPGWGDHKPAPKLEAYFLTLTRNTDPEVAKGAYEFMKFATSTEKTAEWSMETGYIPVQNNVTDYKPYADFVKKQPQALVPLEQANKNGVSPFIDPTGGKIYDALDIAKDKVEIEGISAKEALDEAAKIAQEELDKVKK
- a CDS encoding HAD family hydrolase; amino-acid sequence: MKKGIIFDKDGTLIQLDTVWYKIVDCVLNDIFQKFPNEKNKRDEYMQIIGMDNNDFESTSLLASQTNSFIAAAWYSILGEKNIKKGEFIHDVCASFKKHSTSDDLVFTEVKGAQETLKYLKDHDYIIGIVTADDVDAAIHSLKMTKLYDYIDFLGADDGINKPKPNSEYYHIFKDKFLLNDEEVLMVGDTLTDIRFARNSRIEVAGVLSGACNKEDLEGKADYIIDSVKDIQKIL